The following is a genomic window from Rhizobium sp. 11515TR.
GCGCGACAGGTCAAGCGTTGGAAGCGATATGTCGGAGCCGGTCGGCGCGGTATAGGAGGTCAATGAGGTTTCCTCTTTCAAGCTCGTCTTTGTTCTCGGGCCGTGACGCCATCGCCTGCCTGTTCTGTGCCGTGGTGACGCAAATCGCCCTTATGGATTGAGGCAAGGCTAGAAGCCTTTCGACACTAAGGCAAAGAAGATAATCTCAAAGATCGCTGAGCTTTTGGAATGGTTTTTACAGCCGTCATTCTTGCGACTACCGCTTACCCGAATAGTTCTTGAATTCGCAGTTCACATCAATTTCTGCGCAAACGCATCCAGCTCATCAACACTGCCTATCCGTGTCAGCGTCTTGCCTGCATCATGGGCTTCGGTACACAGGCGGCGAATGCCGGGCATCCAGTCCTGCTCGATGTCCCATATGGTCCGGAACAGATCCCGTGTCGGCGGCATCGCCGAAAGTCCGCCGGGTGTGTTTTCGAGCTTGCCCGACTGCCAGGCGATCTGCCGTTCTGCTGCAAACCAGAAATGCATCCACAGCGGCATATCGATGAGGATGATCTCGGTCGCGCGATCTATCCGTGCCGGGATCGAATTCTTGTGCCCCAGGCCATCGATGACCCAATTCTCACCGGATAGGATCCGTTCATGCTGCTCGACATAAGTCTCGATCGGTGTGGGAATCCAGCCTTCTTGCCAAAGCAGCCTGTCGATCTCGAAATGGGGAATCGCGTGGCGCTCGCTCAATTTGGGGCGAGGGTGGATTTCCCACCGCCTGCATTTCCTAAAATGGCGATACGCGACATTGGATGATGACCTGACGATTCGAGCCTGTCGGAAACCTGGCAAAGATGCCGGAGCTGTTATGAAGCTATTCCCTTGCTGTTGCAATTGATGCGACGGCAGGAGACTTAGGCTGCACCGCGCCTTACGAAATGCTGAATGCCAGCGGGATTGGTGACGATAAGGTTGCGTATGGGAGTTGGCACCAAGTCGAACCGATCGAGCCCGGCCAGCGTGGAAGGTGCCCAGCGAAATTCGAGGTCGGCACTCCCATCCTTCACCCGATGCACGATTTCCGTTTCGTGAAACGGAAATGGCTGCAGTAGTTCCGCCTCGTAGTAGAAGCCGAGTTCGTGAACTCGTCGTCCGGCAAATTCGAAGAAATTCTCTATGATGAAACGTAAGGGGCCGATGGTCGCCTTGCGGCCGATTTCCTCTTCGATCTCGCGAGCAAGCGTCTCGGCGCCTGCCTCATGAAACTCCACCCGGCCGCCGGGCAAAGACCAGAAGTTATCTGTGAGCGCGCGGTGAATGAGGATATGATCGCCGTGGCGGATCAATGCGCCGGCGCGCAATTGAAAACGGGATTCTCCCGAATCCATGACGATATGGTTCGCGCGGTTTCTGCCATGGACGACCCTCCGATTGCGATGCGAGATGGAAATCATTTGCCAGATACCAGCATCCGGTTCTCAGATATAATGAAGCGGTTTGAAGGTTGTTTTTCGTTTGCTTCGTTTCCCCTAAAATCGAGCAGGTTCGGGCAATGCGTTTCGTAAATCCAATCCCCTTCGTCAGCGATATCGAGCGTTCGAAGGCGTTCTACGGTGAGCTGCTGGGACTCGAGATCTTGAATGACTTCGGCAGCTTTGTGCTGTTTAAAACCGGCTTTGCGATTCATGATGGAAAATCGCTGGAGCAAACGGTCTGGAGGAAAAGCAGCGAAGCATCCGAACCCTATGGGCGGCGAAACATCCTTCTCTATTTCGAACATGAGGACGTGGATGCCGCCTTCGAGGCGATAGCGCCACATGTCAATCTCATTCATCCCGTCGAAAGGCAGGACTGGGGGCAGCGCGTATTCCGCTTCTATGATCCTGATGGTCATGCGATGGAGATCGGCGAACCGCAACCGGACCTGATAGCCGGTTGATCCTTGCTGCCGTTAACCTGAAGCGACGGAGAATGGAAATGCGATCGCAGTATGTTCTCCAATGCGAGCCGGTTTGGCTGCACGCGAACTCAAGGCGATATATGGTCTGCCTCGCACCGATCGTTGTTTGACATATCACATCACCATGAAACGGATCTCATGCTCATCGCCCAGATTAGCGACATTCACGCCAGCCCGACGAATGATAGCATGGCGCGGCTTGACCGTGCCGTATCCTGGTTAGCGGTCCTTCAGCCGGATTTGCTGGTGGTCTCCGGCGACCTAGTTGATGGGAGTTGGCCCGAAGGCTATAGCCTCATATCGACATCGCTCCATCGCCTTGCCTGTCGTTCATTGATCCTTCCGGGCAATTCGGACGATCGAGCCGTCATGCGGGCGATTGTGCCGCAACCGGATTATTGGCACGACCGGCCGGCAATGCATTTTATCGAACCCTGCGGCGGGTCTGTCATAATCGGGCTCGATACCTGCGTGGATGGCGAGGCCTATGGCGACGTCACGCAACATCTTTCCTGGTTGCGGCGGGCGTTGGCGGGTAGCCCCAATGGCACGGCGTTGCTTTTCACCCATCATCACGTGTTCCCTTGCGGTATTCCCCCGTTGGATGCGGTCATGTGCAAGGGTACGCAAGCCTTGGCGGGTCTGCTGAAGAGCGGCATTAGACTGCCGGCTGCTATTTGTAGCGGTCATGTTCATCGGAGCATGTCAAGCCTGTTCGCGGGCATTCCTGCCTATACGTGCGGTTCCATATGTCCTGCCAATCCGCTGATGCTCAACGCATCTCGCGTGCCGCAAGCAGCGGACCCTCCCGCCTTGATGATTCATGATCTGAGACATGGTCATCTCGTCAGCAGCCATGTTTCGGTCTGAGGCAATTTCCTCCTTGAGGCCGAAATAGACCGGTTCCCAGGCGCCTATGACGAGGTTGGCCGTTCCTTTGCACTAGGCGCGGCGCCAACCTTCGAAGGCGGAGCATTCTTTGCCTTGCAAAGAATCGAATCAGAATAACATTCTCTTCAGGACCTCATCCTTGCGGACGATATGGTGCCAAAGGGCGGCCAGGATATGCAGGCTGACGACGGCATACAGGCAATAGGCGCCATACTCGTGAATCTCGGCGGCTGTTCTTTCCAGGCCCTTGTCGACCGGTAGCAGATTGGGCCATTGGAAGAGGCCGAACCATGGCAGGTCATGGCCGCCGGCAGCGGATGTGATGTAGCCCGCAAGCGGCATCAGGATCATCAAGATGTAGAGCAGGATATGCGCGCCGCGGGCGGCATAGTGATTGAAGACGCCAAGTGGCCGTTGATAAGCAGGCTCCCCTAGCGAAAGCCTGAGCGGCAGACGGATGGCGATGAGGAAAAGCGCCGTCATGCCGAGGGACTTGTGTATGTCGAGAAGGGCGCGACGCAGTGGTATGCCCGGTGTGAGGTAGGAACAATAAAGGCCGATGGCGAGCGCCGAGATGATGACGATGGCCATGAGCCAATGCAGAAGCCGTTGTGACGATCGGTAGCGGGTAGTGGGCGGCTCTACTGTGATTGCTGTCGTGTCGGACATCGGTTTCTCCGGTCGTCTAGGGGTTACGGCGCGGATGCGGTCATCGGTCGGAATATGGTTGAATTGAGGGCCTTTCTGTTCACCTTCTCGCGAGCGGATATTTATCGACCGCCGGCGATGTGACGTCGGGTGCCAGCCAGAGGCTTCATTCCGGTTTGCAAAAGCGACTTTCTCGTCGGAAGTTGTGTCGGCCACACCCAGCTCTATCCGGCGCTATTGTTCCGGTTTGGGAGGTGCCCGGTTTCTTTCGCTGGCGCTGGAAAGGATCTCGCAGCTTTCCGTGTGAGTCTGCGCTCGCGTTTCGGCGACAACGGCCTTCGTACAAATGCCGATCTCATGTCCTTCAATCCGGAAGAAGGCGATTCCTCCGGCCTCGAGCGCCAAACGCAACTGCGCCTCCGTCGCCCGATGCAGGCTATGGCGGTTGCCTTCATAGTCGCGAATCGTGCTGCGCGATACGCCGGAGCGGTCGGCAAGTTCCGTCTGCGTCCAATCGAGGAAGCCGCGGGCTGCCCGGCAGAGCGCTGGTGTCAAAATCATCGCCATCTTACCTTGACGCAGGGTTCGAAGCTGCCCATATTGGGCGATATTTGTCATATAGGACATAATACACCGGATTTCTAGGGGTTTTGCCGTCGTGGCAGTCTGGCGTGATCCGGCCAAGCGAAGGAATGACGTTTTGGGATAACTGGCGAGCCTCTCTTTATTCTAGCACTTTTGGCTCTGCCGTTTATCGGAAGTCTTCTTTCCGTATGCCTCTTGCGCACGCAGTCGCGGCGCGGCCCGGCCTGGATCGCCGGAGCTGTCACATTTCTGGCACTGTTGATTTCCGCAAGCTTCTATCCTGCCGTCAAGGACGGCGGCGTTGTCCGTTATAGCATAGAATGGCTGCCGCAGCTCGGGCTTGATTTCAGCCTCAGACTGGATGGTTTTGCCTGGCTGTTTTCGCTCGTCATCACCGCCATCGGCTTTCTCGTCATCGTATATGCCCGCTACTACATGTCGGAAGAAGACCCGGTTCCCCGCTTCTTCTCCTTCCTGCTCGCCTTCATGGGCGCGATGCTCGGCATCGTGCTGTCGGGCAATGTCATTCTGCTTTCGATATTCTGGGAGCTGACCAGCATCTTCTCCTTCCTGCTGATCAGCTATTGGCACAACACCGCCGCCGCCCGCGACGGTGCCCGCATGGCGCTGACGATCACCGGGATTGGCGGGTTCTGCCTGCTGGTCGGGCTGATCCTGCTCGGCCATATCGTCGGGAGCTACGATCTGGACAAGATCCTCGCGTCCGGCGATATCATCCGCAATCATCCGCTCTATCTGTCTGCGCTGATACTCATCCTCCTCGGTGCGCTGACGAAGAGCGCGCAGTTTCCGTTCCATTTCTGGCTTCCGAATGCGATGGCGGCGCCGACGCCGGTCTCGGCCTATCTGCATTCCGCCACGCTGGTGAAGGCGGGTGTCTTCCTGCTGGCGCGCTTCTGGCCAGTTCTCGCCGGCACCAACGAGTGGTTCTACATCGTCGGTGCCGCCGGCATCATCACCCTGTTGCTCGGCGCCTATTTCGCCATGTTCCAGCAGGATCTCAAAGGGCTGCTCGCTTATTCGACGATCAGCCATCTCGGTCTCATCACCACCCTGCTTAGCCTCGGCAGTCCGCTTGCGACGGTTGCCGCCATCTTCCACATGCTGAACCACGCGACCTTCAAGGCGTCGCTGTTCATGGCCGCCGGCATTATCGATCACGAGACCGGCACGCGCGACATGCGCCGGCTGAGCGGTCTGTTCCGCTATATGCCGTTCACCGGGGCGCTGGCGATCGTCGCGAGTGCCGCCATGGCCGGCGTTCCGCTGCTCAACGGCTTCCTGTCGAAGGAAATGTTCTTCGCCGAAGCGATCGAAACCCATGCGGATTCCATCCTCGATCGCATGCTTCCCTATGTGGCGACGCTCGCAAGTGCCTTCAGCGTTGCCTATTCGCTGCGCTTCATTCAGACGGTGTTCTTCGGGCCGGCGCCGACCGATCTGCCGATCGCCAAGCCGCATGAGCCGCCGCGCTGGATGCGTTTCCCGATCGAACTCCTCGTCGTGGTATGCCTGGTCGTCGGTATCGCTCCGGCGCTTTCGGTGGCACCCTTCCTGCATGCGGCCGTTGTCAGCGTCCTCAACGCCGATACGCCGCAATACAGCCTTTCGCTTTGGCACGGCTTCAACCTGCCTCTTATCATGAGCATCGTCGCATTGGTTGGCGGCACGGTGTTCTATTTCACTTTCAAGGATTATCTGTCGCGATGTGACGACGGCCCGCCCATCTTCCGCCGCCTGAAAGGGCAGCGAATCTTCGAGCGAGTGCTGGTCGAGGTTTCCTGGCATTGGGCGAGAACCGCCGAAAAGCGGATCGGCACGCGAAAGCTGCAGCCGCAGCTTCGCTGGGTCGTGGTGACGGGGTTTGCGGCCGGCCTGCTACCGCTTTATCTGTCCGGCTTCGAAGCCAAGCATTTTTCCTTCCTGGGCGCCGATCCGGTCTTCGCCGCAGTTTGGGCGATTGGTATTTGCCTTGCGATCGGCACAGCCTTCTTTGCCAAATATCATCGGCTTGCTGCCTTGGTGATGCTGGGCGGGGTTGGATTGATCGTCTGCATGACGTTCATCTGGCTGTCGGCACCGGACCTCGCGATCACCCAGCTTCTCGTCGAGATCGTCACGACGGTTCTCATCCTGCTGGGTTTGCGCTGGCTGCCGAAGCGGACGGAAGGGATCGACGATACGGTCGATTTGCGC
Proteins encoded in this region:
- a CDS encoding monovalent cation/H+ antiporter subunit A, producing MTGEPLFILALLALPFIGSLLSVCLLRTQSRRGPAWIAGAVTFLALLISASFYPAVKDGGVVRYSIEWLPQLGLDFSLRLDGFAWLFSLVITAIGFLVIVYARYYMSEEDPVPRFFSFLLAFMGAMLGIVLSGNVILLSIFWELTSIFSFLLISYWHNTAAARDGARMALTITGIGGFCLLVGLILLGHIVGSYDLDKILASGDIIRNHPLYLSALILILLGALTKSAQFPFHFWLPNAMAAPTPVSAYLHSATLVKAGVFLLARFWPVLAGTNEWFYIVGAAGIITLLLGAYFAMFQQDLKGLLAYSTISHLGLITTLLSLGSPLATVAAIFHMLNHATFKASLFMAAGIIDHETGTRDMRRLSGLFRYMPFTGALAIVASAAMAGVPLLNGFLSKEMFFAEAIETHADSILDRMLPYVATLASAFSVAYSLRFIQTVFFGPAPTDLPIAKPHEPPRWMRFPIELLVVVCLVVGIAPALSVAPFLHAAVVSVLNADTPQYSLSLWHGFNLPLIMSIVALVGGTVFYFTFKDYLSRCDDGPPIFRRLKGQRIFERVLVEVSWHWARTAEKRIGTRKLQPQLRWVVVTGFAAGLLPLYLSGFEAKHFSFLGADPVFAAVWAIGICLAIGTAFFAKYHRLAALVMLGGVGLIVCMTFIWLSAPDLAITQLLVEIVTTVLILLGLRWLPKRTEGIDDTVDLRARFRRFRDLALAVICGVGMMFISYAVMTMPVPDAIANYFLENAYSKGGGRNVVNVILVDFRGFDTLGEIAVLGVVALTVYALLRRFRPAPDSMEMPEQQRIQNRFDEERPERSAGDTVRDYLLVPSVIMQWMFPFVIALSVYIFMRGHDAPGGGFSAGLTLSIAFLLQYLAGGTRWAEDRIRILPLRWMGAGLLIATVTGIGAWFFGYPFLTSHFQYLDVPLIGKVPAASALLFDLGVFLLVVGSTVLILVALAHQSIRINRLRALDADKAKGD
- a CDS encoding VOC family protein — protein: MRFVNPIPFVSDIERSKAFYGELLGLEILNDFGSFVLFKTGFAIHDGKSLEQTVWRKSSEASEPYGRRNILLYFEHEDVDAAFEAIAPHVNLIHPVERQDWGQRVFRFYDPDGHAMEIGEPQPDLIAG
- a CDS encoding adenylate kinase gives rise to the protein MQQQGNSFITAPASLPGFRQARIVRSSSNVAYRHFRKCRRWEIHPRPKLSERHAIPHFEIDRLLWQEGWIPTPIETYVEQHERILSGENWVIDGLGHKNSIPARIDRATEIILIDMPLWMHFWFAAERQIAWQSGKLENTPGGLSAMPPTRDLFRTIWDIEQDWMPGIRRLCTEAHDAGKTLTRIGSVDELDAFAQKLM
- a CDS encoding phosphodiesterase; this translates as MLIAQISDIHASPTNDSMARLDRAVSWLAVLQPDLLVVSGDLVDGSWPEGYSLISTSLHRLACRSLILPGNSDDRAVMRAIVPQPDYWHDRPAMHFIEPCGGSVIIGLDTCVDGEAYGDVTQHLSWLRRALAGSPNGTALLFTHHHVFPCGIPPLDAVMCKGTQALAGLLKSGIRLPAAICSGHVHRSMSSLFAGIPAYTCGSICPANPLMLNASRVPQAADPPALMIHDLRHGHLVSSHVSV
- a CDS encoding NUDIX hydrolase, whose translation is MDSGESRFQLRAGALIRHGDHILIHRALTDNFWSLPGGRVEFHEAGAETLAREIEEEIGRKATIGPLRFIIENFFEFAGRRVHELGFYYEAELLQPFPFHETEIVHRVKDGSADLEFRWAPSTLAGLDRFDLVPTPIRNLIVTNPAGIQHFVRRGAA
- a CDS encoding cytochrome b, whose amino-acid sequence is MSDTTAITVEPPTTRYRSSQRLLHWLMAIVIISALAIGLYCSYLTPGIPLRRALLDIHKSLGMTALFLIAIRLPLRLSLGEPAYQRPLGVFNHYAARGAHILLYILMILMPLAGYITSAAGGHDLPWFGLFQWPNLLPVDKGLERTAAEIHEYGAYCLYAVVSLHILAALWHHIVRKDEVLKRMLF